The Nocardioides campestrisoli genome includes a window with the following:
- a CDS encoding endonuclease/exonuclease/phosphatase family protein yields the protein MLRIATANAASGRSPSPASGHAKDPGDWALDDWAHDAAALDLDLLAVQEVDHLLPRSGHADQTATVAHALAAGGDPWHARFAAAVHGTPGNAATMRPAPATVGEEPSYGVALLSRHPVEQWDEHRMAPSAVRIPVRNPSWTDEERVVVADEQRVALAARVLAPGGPVTVVTTHLSFVPWRAGAQLRGLVAWARALPRPLVLLGDLNLPASVASRLTGWTRVPTGPTYPAQRPVARLDHVLLDGCTAEEAGTVRLAGADHLAVRATVRW from the coding sequence GTGCTCCGGATCGCGACCGCCAACGCGGCCTCGGGCCGCTCTCCCTCACCCGCGTCCGGCCACGCCAAGGACCCGGGCGACTGGGCGCTGGACGACTGGGCCCACGACGCCGCCGCGCTCGACCTCGACCTGCTCGCCGTGCAGGAGGTGGACCACCTGCTCCCCCGGTCCGGCCACGCCGACCAGACGGCGACGGTCGCCCACGCCCTCGCGGCGGGAGGCGACCCCTGGCACGCCCGGTTCGCCGCCGCAGTGCACGGCACCCCCGGCAACGCGGCCACGATGCGGCCGGCCCCGGCGACCGTGGGGGAAGAGCCGTCGTACGGCGTGGCGCTGCTGAGCCGGCACCCCGTCGAGCAGTGGGACGAGCACCGGATGGCCCCCTCGGCCGTCCGGATCCCGGTGCGCAACCCCTCCTGGACCGACGAGGAGCGGGTGGTGGTCGCCGACGAGCAACGCGTCGCGCTGGCCGCCCGGGTGCTGGCGCCGGGCGGTCCGGTCACGGTGGTGACCACCCACCTGTCGTTCGTGCCGTGGCGGGCGGGCGCCCAGCTGCGCGGGCTGGTGGCGTGGGCGCGGGCGCTGCCGCGTCCGCTGGTGCTGCTCGGCGACCTCAACCTGCCGGCCTCGGTGGCCTCCCGACTGACCGGGTGGACGCGCGTGCCCACGGGTCCGACGTACCCGGCGCAGCGCCCGGTCGCCCGGCTCGACCACGTGCTCCTCGACGGCTGCACGGCCGAGGAGGCCGGCACCGTCCGGCTCGCCGGAGCCGATCATCTGGCGGTGCGGGCCACGGTGCGCTGGTGA
- a CDS encoding glycosyltransferase, whose amino-acid sequence MTHPLDSFFANSPAPVLVVAGDDPVVAALPIGFQGSLLALSQVDPGEPVKRGWKTVLLVASDRAALRRAASMVPRLGQCRTVGVWLTEGTAPLVLTPRGEWPLMTSLHARPLHGPKGEQEAAGFLTVARFAEPVGAHLVLAELARQAVPGADTAHQGLVVAYAGRPAAEGLDARALHLGDPAEAGDPERDVPPDVVLTGERTAAGAAPASHHVIDRAPTVVRGRGMEPVDELVFNPMGWRKQWELPLIGLLELAPGPSGVTEAVVRKARAHQGVRVDLTRHDPVQVLRLAMAGVPLVVTGQQSGDGPRVDPVLRATMDGAGDLGDPLAREEHSLRVRRAAFDAHSTLVWRAGLADAAGVRPLPAGGERGRVPGLPPVSILLATRRPHQLEFALEQVARQRGVEVELVLAAHGFTPDPDLVTKTLGDVPATVLEIGQETFFGDVLNAAAHAATSDLLLKIDDDDWYSPYAVHDLLMARRYSGADVVGMPSEFVYLQGPDVTVRRNHPSELFNRFVAGGTTLLGRELLDALGGFRRVRRFVDTQLLSGVEAAGGRIYRTHGLGYVLRRTGEGHTWAMDDEEFRRPDIVDTEWPGFHPSSELGATVEGASG is encoded by the coding sequence TTGACCCACCCCCTCGACTCCTTCTTCGCGAACTCCCCGGCCCCCGTGCTGGTGGTGGCCGGCGACGACCCCGTGGTGGCCGCGCTGCCGATCGGGTTCCAGGGGTCCCTGCTGGCGCTCTCCCAGGTCGACCCCGGCGAGCCGGTCAAGCGCGGCTGGAAGACGGTGCTGCTGGTCGCCTCCGACCGGGCCGCGCTGCGCCGGGCCGCGTCGATGGTGCCGCGGCTGGGGCAGTGCCGCACGGTCGGCGTCTGGCTCACCGAGGGCACCGCGCCGCTGGTCCTCACTCCCCGCGGGGAGTGGCCGCTGATGACCAGCCTGCACGCCCGCCCGCTGCACGGCCCCAAGGGCGAGCAGGAGGCGGCCGGGTTCCTCACCGTGGCCCGGTTCGCCGAGCCCGTCGGCGCGCACCTGGTGCTCGCCGAGCTGGCCCGCCAGGCCGTCCCCGGCGCGGACACCGCCCACCAGGGCCTGGTCGTGGCGTACGCCGGTCGCCCGGCCGCCGAGGGTCTCGACGCCCGCGCGCTGCACCTGGGCGACCCGGCCGAGGCCGGCGACCCCGAGCGGGACGTGCCGCCGGACGTGGTGCTGACCGGCGAGCGGACCGCGGCCGGCGCCGCTCCGGCGAGCCACCACGTGATCGACCGGGCGCCCACGGTGGTCCGCGGTCGGGGGATGGAGCCGGTCGACGAGCTGGTCTTCAACCCGATGGGCTGGCGCAAGCAGTGGGAGCTCCCGCTGATCGGCCTGCTCGAGCTGGCCCCCGGCCCGTCCGGGGTGACCGAGGCGGTGGTCCGCAAGGCCCGCGCCCACCAGGGGGTCCGCGTCGACCTGACCCGGCACGACCCGGTGCAGGTGCTGCGGCTGGCGATGGCCGGCGTCCCGCTGGTGGTCACCGGCCAGCAGTCCGGCGACGGGCCGCGGGTGGACCCGGTGCTGCGGGCCACGATGGACGGCGCCGGCGACCTCGGCGACCCGCTGGCCCGCGAGGAGCACTCGCTGCGGGTGCGCCGTGCCGCCTTCGACGCCCACTCCACCCTGGTCTGGCGGGCCGGCCTGGCCGACGCCGCCGGGGTGCGCCCGCTGCCGGCCGGCGGTGAGCGCGGCCGGGTGCCCGGCCTGCCCCCGGTCAGCATCCTGCTCGCCACCCGGCGTCCCCACCAGCTGGAGTTCGCGCTGGAGCAGGTGGCCCGGCAGCGCGGGGTCGAGGTCGAGCTGGTGCTCGCCGCCCACGGCTTCACCCCCGACCCCGACCTGGTGACCAAGACGCTCGGCGATGTGCCGGCGACGGTGCTCGAGATCGGCCAGGAGACGTTCTTCGGCGACGTCCTCAACGCCGCGGCCCACGCCGCGACGAGCGACCTGCTGCTCAAGATCGACGACGACGACTGGTACTCGCCGTACGCCGTGCACGACCTGCTGATGGCCCGGCGCTACTCCGGCGCCGACGTGGTCGGGATGCCCAGCGAGTTCGTCTACCTGCAGGGGCCCGACGTCACGGTCCGCCGCAACCACCCCTCCGAGCTGTTCAACCGGTTCGTCGCGGGCGGCACCACGCTGCTGGGCCGCGAGCTGCTCGACGCGCTCGGCGGGTTCCGCCGGGTCCGGCGGTTCGTCGACACCCAGCTGCTCAGCGGGGTGGAGGCCGCCGGCGGCCGGATCTACCGGACCCACGGCCTGGGCTACGTGCTGCGGCGCACGGGCGAGGGCCACACCTGGGCGATGGACGACGAGGAGTTCCGACGTCCCGACATCGTCGACACCGAGTGGCCGGGCTTCCACCCCAGCAGCGAGCTCGGCGCCACCGTGGAGGGGGCGAGCGGCTGA
- a CDS encoding NAD-dependent succinate-semialdehyde dehydrogenase yields MTQASGTRDGLEGVETRLFIGGTWRDADDAGTIDVLDPADGSVLASVADGGTADAMAALDAAADAQAAWSATPPRERGELLRAAYELVAQRADQFARVISLEMGKPLAEAKGEVTYGNEFLRWFSEEAVRVHGRWMENPVGGSRMLTMKKPVGPCLFITPWNFPLAMGTRKIGPALAAGCTVVIKPASQTPLTMLLLAQVLEEVGVPAGVVNVVTTSSSREVGAALMADPRLRKVSFTGSTEVGRGLIGQSAEHLQRISMELGGNAPFLVFEDADLDAAVEGAMVAKMRNMGEACTAANRFLVHESVAEEFGRRLAERMSGLTVGRGQDDGVDVGPLINAEAVESVGALVSEAVEEGARVLVGGKPAEGPGWFFPPTVLVDVPAEATINRHEIFGPVAPITTFSTEEEAVAAANSSEYGLVAYAYTRDLTRSLRVSEALAFGMVGLNTGIVSNAAAPFGGVKASGFGREGGFEGIEEYLDTTYVAIPL; encoded by the coding sequence ATGACGCAGGCGAGCGGAACCAGGGACGGCTTGGAGGGCGTGGAGACCCGCCTCTTCATCGGCGGGACGTGGCGCGACGCGGACGACGCCGGCACGATCGACGTGCTCGACCCGGCCGACGGCTCGGTGCTCGCCTCGGTCGCCGACGGCGGCACCGCCGACGCGATGGCGGCACTGGACGCGGCGGCGGACGCGCAGGCGGCCTGGTCCGCCACGCCCCCGCGCGAGCGCGGCGAGCTGCTGCGCGCGGCGTACGAGCTGGTGGCCCAGCGCGCCGACCAGTTCGCCCGGGTGATCAGCCTGGAGATGGGCAAGCCCTTGGCCGAGGCCAAGGGCGAGGTCACCTACGGCAACGAGTTCCTCCGCTGGTTCTCCGAGGAGGCGGTGCGGGTGCACGGCCGGTGGATGGAGAACCCGGTCGGCGGCAGCCGGATGCTCACCATGAAGAAGCCGGTCGGGCCGTGCCTGTTCATCACCCCGTGGAACTTCCCGCTGGCGATGGGCACCCGCAAGATCGGGCCCGCGCTGGCCGCCGGCTGCACGGTGGTGATCAAGCCGGCCAGCCAGACCCCGCTGACGATGCTGCTGCTCGCCCAGGTGCTCGAGGAGGTCGGCGTGCCCGCCGGTGTGGTCAACGTGGTGACCACCAGCTCCTCCCGCGAGGTGGGCGCCGCGCTGATGGCCGACCCCCGGCTGCGCAAGGTCAGCTTCACCGGCTCCACCGAGGTCGGCCGCGGCCTGATCGGCCAGTCGGCCGAGCACCTGCAGCGGATCTCCATGGAGCTCGGCGGCAACGCGCCGTTCCTGGTCTTCGAGGACGCCGACCTGGACGCCGCCGTCGAGGGCGCGATGGTGGCGAAGATGCGCAACATGGGCGAGGCCTGCACCGCCGCCAACCGGTTCCTGGTGCACGAGTCGGTCGCCGAGGAGTTCGGCCGCCGGCTCGCCGAGCGGATGTCCGGGCTGACCGTGGGCCGGGGCCAGGACGACGGCGTCGACGTCGGTCCGCTGATCAACGCCGAGGCCGTCGAGTCCGTCGGCGCGCTGGTCTCCGAGGCGGTCGAGGAGGGCGCCCGGGTGCTGGTCGGCGGCAAGCCCGCCGAGGGGCCGGGGTGGTTCTTCCCGCCGACCGTGCTGGTCGACGTCCCCGCCGAGGCGACGATCAACCGGCACGAGATCTTCGGGCCGGTCGCCCCGATCACCACCTTCAGCACCGAGGAGGAGGCGGTCGCCGCCGCCAACTCCAGCGAGTACGGACTGGTCGCCTACGCCTACACCCGCGACCTGACCCGGTCGCTGCGGGTCAGCGAGGCGCTGGCCTTCGGCATGGTCGGGCTCAACACGGGCATCGTCTCCAACGCCGCGGCCCCGTTCGGCGGGGTCAAGGCCAGCGGGTTCGGCCGGGAGGGCGGCTTCGAGGGGATCGAGGAGTACCTCGACACCACCTACGTGGCGATCCCGCTCTGA
- a CDS encoding TetR/AcrR family transcriptional regulator yields MEHDGAQRLEARLARAAGLDPRKDPYLDAAHACILDVGWRRTTLTEVARRAGVSRMTIYRAWPDMGALMGDLMAREWGAVVATSTLTGSIADGAVAVVEHLRRNPLFRRIVELDPELLLPYLLARRGRSQQAILEALTDRIAEHQARGAVRDGDPAAIARAMLLLGHGFVLSLHTMVDEQVAEEALMIELHELVERHLAPVALDPAQSGIAT; encoded by the coding sequence ATGGAGCACGACGGAGCCCAGCGGCTGGAAGCCCGGCTCGCGCGAGCCGCGGGGCTGGACCCGCGCAAGGACCCGTACCTGGACGCGGCGCACGCCTGCATCCTCGACGTCGGGTGGCGGCGTACGACGCTGACCGAGGTGGCGCGCCGGGCGGGCGTGAGCCGGATGACGATCTACCGCGCCTGGCCCGACATGGGCGCGCTGATGGGCGACCTGATGGCCCGGGAGTGGGGCGCGGTCGTGGCCACCTCGACGCTCACCGGCTCCATCGCCGACGGCGCCGTCGCGGTGGTCGAGCACCTGCGGCGCAACCCGCTGTTCCGCCGGATCGTCGAGCTCGACCCCGAGCTCCTGCTGCCCTACCTGCTGGCCCGCCGCGGCCGCAGCCAGCAGGCCATCCTCGAGGCGCTCACCGACCGGATCGCCGAGCACCAGGCCCGCGGCGCGGTCCGCGACGGCGACCCGGCGGCCATCGCCCGCGCCATGCTGCTGCTCGGGCACGGCTTCGTGCTCAGCCTGCACACGATGGTCGACGAGCAGGTCGCCGAGGAGGCGCTGATGATCGAGCTGCACGAGCTGGTCGAGCGCCACCTGGCCCCGGTGGCGCTCGACCCGGCTCAGAGCGGGATCGCCACGTAG
- a CDS encoding glycosyltransferase family protein, with protein MPAPVDIACLEGLSDFDVTWPWTAGEPLAPGLTCVFRVRNEARNLPWVLPPVLAAVDHVLLVDNGSDDGTADVARRVADEAGAGDRLTVLDYPHRVSRAGGEHLATPATSVHSLTHFYNWSFSHVRTAYSMKWDGDMVLTGEGSSILRDLSWQLQATEAIVAMPRHPLTVVDESTGWLDLSLRFLEPWVYPMGPEFTFVKAFDWELREFPPGVERVVLPQGLVVEVKWLDADEFAHWRTEGVDFTNTRLYRKLREFEVDQAIREGRAEELGGLTRVDAPPGVHIIDHVTDTWLRQAPRPLVKHSLPASLRERTPR; from the coding sequence ATGCCAGCGCCCGTGGACATCGCCTGCCTCGAGGGGCTGTCCGACTTCGACGTGACCTGGCCGTGGACGGCCGGGGAGCCGCTCGCCCCGGGGCTGACCTGTGTCTTCCGGGTGCGCAACGAGGCGCGCAACCTCCCGTGGGTGCTGCCGCCGGTCCTCGCGGCGGTCGACCACGTGCTGCTCGTCGACAACGGCTCCGACGACGGCACCGCCGACGTGGCCCGGCGGGTCGCCGACGAGGCGGGCGCCGGCGACCGGCTGACCGTGCTCGACTACCCCCACCGGGTGAGCCGCGCGGGCGGCGAGCACCTGGCCACCCCGGCCACCTCGGTGCACTCGCTGACCCACTTCTACAACTGGTCCTTCAGCCACGTCCGCACGGCCTACTCGATGAAGTGGGACGGCGACATGGTGCTCACCGGCGAGGGGTCCAGCATCCTGCGCGACCTCTCCTGGCAGCTCCAGGCCACCGAGGCGATCGTGGCGATGCCGCGGCACCCGCTGACCGTGGTCGACGAGTCCACCGGCTGGCTCGACCTGAGCCTGCGGTTCCTCGAGCCCTGGGTCTACCCGATGGGCCCGGAGTTCACCTTCGTCAAGGCCTTCGACTGGGAGCTGCGCGAGTTCCCGCCGGGCGTCGAACGGGTGGTGCTGCCGCAGGGGCTGGTGGTCGAGGTCAAGTGGCTGGACGCCGACGAGTTCGCCCACTGGCGCACCGAGGGCGTCGACTTCACGAACACCCGGCTCTACCGCAAGCTGCGCGAGTTCGAGGTCGACCAGGCCATCCGCGAGGGCCGCGCCGAGGAGCTCGGCGGACTGACCCGGGTCGACGCCCCGCCCGGCGTGCACATCATCGACCACGTGACCGACACTTGGTTGCGGCAGGCACCCAGGCCGCTGGTCAAGCACAGCCTGCCCGCGTCGCTGCGTGAGAGGACCCCGCGTTGA
- a CDS encoding sulfotransferase family protein: MSEPAEPRRVVLVVGSGRSGTSTMAGTLRTLGLHVPQPEVAADATNPKGFGEPQWLVDTHDDLLKRSGVQVSDARPRAWLDAGKVSADHAVRERVSDWLADQLGQADELVLKDPRAAWFLGLWRAAAERNGATTSYVTMLRPVTEVVGSKQKYYDARQGGVTRTAAWINMMLGTERATRGEQRAFVRYADMLADWTVPVFALGESFDLHAVKTAMAVDIAAVHRFIDPSLRRVTLTWDDVQVPTALRELAEETWQALDGLAEPGGDTPEAHAVCDQLREAYGEMYDEAEAFAASSVLAARREGVRQGRAEAQQPSGGALDRVPHRVRAMVPPTARRTLRKALGRER, from the coding sequence ATGAGCGAACCCGCCGAGCCCCGCCGCGTCGTCCTCGTCGTCGGGTCCGGCCGCAGCGGCACCAGCACGATGGCCGGCACCCTGCGCACCCTGGGGCTGCACGTCCCCCAGCCCGAGGTCGCCGCCGACGCCACCAACCCCAAGGGGTTCGGCGAGCCGCAGTGGCTGGTCGACACCCACGACGACCTGCTCAAGCGCTCCGGCGTGCAGGTCTCCGACGCCCGGCCCCGCGCCTGGCTGGACGCCGGCAAGGTCAGCGCCGACCACGCGGTGCGCGAGCGGGTGAGCGACTGGCTCGCCGACCAGCTCGGGCAGGCCGACGAGCTGGTGCTCAAGGACCCGCGGGCCGCCTGGTTCCTCGGGCTGTGGCGCGCCGCGGCCGAGCGCAACGGCGCCACCACGTCGTACGTGACGATGCTGCGCCCGGTCACCGAGGTGGTCGGCTCCAAGCAGAAGTACTACGACGCCCGTCAGGGCGGGGTCACCCGCACCGCGGCCTGGATCAACATGATGCTCGGCACCGAGCGCGCCACCCGCGGGGAGCAGCGCGCCTTCGTCCGGTACGCCGACATGCTGGCCGACTGGACCGTGCCGGTCTTCGCGCTGGGCGAGAGCTTCGACCTGCACGCGGTCAAGACGGCGATGGCGGTCGACATCGCGGCGGTGCACCGGTTCATCGACCCCTCGCTGCGCCGGGTCACCCTGACCTGGGACGACGTGCAGGTGCCGACCGCGCTCCGCGAGCTGGCCGAGGAGACCTGGCAGGCGCTCGACGGGCTGGCCGAGCCGGGCGGCGACACTCCCGAGGCGCACGCCGTCTGCGACCAGCTGCGCGAGGCCTACGGCGAGATGTACGACGAGGCCGAGGCGTTCGCCGCCTCCAGCGTGCTGGCCGCGCGGCGCGAGGGCGTCCGCCAGGGCCGGGCCGAGGCCCAGCAGCCGTCCGGCGGCGCGCTGGACCGGGTGCCGCACCGGGTCCGCGCCATGGTTCCGCCCACCGCGCGCCGCACCCTCCGCAAGGCGCTGGGCCGCGAGCGCTGA
- a CDS encoding glycosyltransferase, whose product MPRQPVVRHNDYRSLTPPALGEWDPRLSVSMVVPAYNYHRTLPYVLAGLAGQSYPAHLLEVVVVDDQSTPPLELPEVRPENTRILRVESGWGRANACHLGAQASDGDVLHWYDADMLPYREEVEAHMRWHHLVDYAVPGGDKRFVDPDWLFGLDPAEVRDRVAAGEAGDFFPGVPHEEHKWVEGYWRRTDDLTLAGPRAQRVHIGMTGSVTRDLYRASRGFDPQLRLGEDMALGHELAQVGGVFVVEREARSWHLGRSQVLRRAEQVNRYNDPYLANLVPAMRPKRRKHGRSYEVPYVEVVVPVADRLTDPEIAQGADEVVACVDALLDADFSDLRVLLVGPWGRVHEERIQPVEDPALELRIVHRSYRGEPRVSLVESAPGHCPESTDAEFRLTLPDTSHAPLPQALQRLLDDLERTHHGRRTITYPDGAEARLERIAALARVERVAQVGDDRDELMEEAFGTGSYAAKEVGFVPTEERDLPRFVLKPKPAMSPEESRALLLGTPASETPVSDAPVSEPVSGEESGRRFRWRRPGH is encoded by the coding sequence ATGCCACGCCAGCCGGTGGTCCGGCACAACGACTACCGCTCGCTGACGCCGCCGGCGCTGGGTGAGTGGGATCCGCGCCTGTCGGTCTCGATGGTGGTGCCGGCGTACAACTACCACCGGACGCTGCCCTACGTGCTCGCCGGGCTGGCCGGGCAGAGCTATCCCGCGCACCTGCTCGAGGTGGTCGTGGTCGACGACCAGTCCACCCCGCCGCTGGAGCTGCCGGAGGTGCGGCCGGAGAACACCCGCATCCTCCGGGTCGAGTCCGGGTGGGGCCGGGCGAACGCCTGCCACCTGGGCGCCCAGGCCAGCGACGGCGACGTCCTGCACTGGTACGACGCCGACATGCTGCCCTACCGCGAGGAGGTGGAGGCGCACATGCGCTGGCACCACCTCGTCGACTACGCGGTGCCCGGCGGCGACAAGCGGTTCGTGGACCCCGACTGGCTCTTCGGCCTCGACCCCGCCGAGGTGCGGGACCGGGTCGCGGCCGGCGAGGCGGGGGACTTCTTCCCCGGCGTGCCGCACGAGGAGCACAAGTGGGTGGAGGGCTACTGGCGCCGCACCGACGACCTCACCCTGGCCGGGCCGCGGGCCCAGCGGGTGCACATCGGCATGACCGGCTCGGTGACCCGCGACCTCTACCGCGCCTCGCGCGGCTTCGACCCCCAGCTCCGGCTCGGTGAGGACATGGCCCTGGGCCACGAGCTGGCCCAGGTCGGCGGCGTCTTCGTGGTCGAGCGGGAGGCGCGCTCCTGGCACCTGGGCCGCTCCCAGGTGCTGCGCCGGGCCGAGCAGGTCAACCGCTACAACGACCCCTACCTGGCCAACCTGGTGCCGGCGATGCGGCCCAAGCGGCGCAAGCACGGCCGCAGCTACGAGGTGCCGTACGTCGAGGTCGTGGTGCCGGTCGCCGACCGGCTCACCGACCCCGAGATCGCGCAGGGGGCCGACGAGGTCGTGGCCTGCGTCGACGCGCTGCTGGACGCCGACTTCTCCGACCTGCGGGTGCTGCTGGTGGGACCGTGGGGCCGGGTGCACGAGGAGCGGATCCAGCCGGTCGAGGACCCGGCGCTCGAGCTGCGGATCGTGCACCGCTCCTACCGCGGCGAGCCGCGGGTGAGCCTGGTGGAGTCCGCGCCCGGGCACTGCCCTGAGTCGACGGACGCCGAGTTCCGGCTGACCCTGCCCGACACCTCCCACGCCCCGCTGCCGCAGGCCCTGCAGCGGCTGCTCGACGACCTCGAGCGCACCCACCACGGCCGCCGGACGATCACCTACCCCGACGGCGCCGAGGCCAGGCTGGAGCGGATCGCCGCGCTCGCCCGGGTCGAGCGGGTCGCCCAGGTCGGCGACGACCGCGACGAGCTGATGGAGGAGGCCTTCGGGACGGGCTCGTACGCCGCCAAGGAGGTGGGCTTCGTGCCCACCGAGGAGCGCGACCTGCCCCGGTTCGTGCTCAAGCCGAAGCCGGCGATGAGCCCGGAGGAGTCGCGGGCCCTGCTGCTCGGCACTCCCGCGTCCGAGACCCCTGTCTCCGACGCCCCCGTCTCCGAGCCGGTCAGCGGCGAGGAGAGCGGCCGTCGGTTCCGGTGGCGCCGCCCAGGGCACTGA
- a CDS encoding pirin family protein, protein MQMSVYAGSERFASRHPDRVTHHSFSFGEFYDPENVSFGPLIAHDDHHLAWGAGFSDHTHADVELVTWVLRGQLVHTDSLGARSLLPPGTVQVQSAGSGITHAEIADTSAQPTRFVQSWLRPDELGEPPARFTASGLAGPGLVPVAGEGAELPVGTAGATLWIGTLAAGSTVPLPVSPRHHLFAASGTVRLRLPDAGATPVLVEPGDAVRLWEAEDAGDLALEAVTDTELLLWTLPV, encoded by the coding sequence ATGCAGATGAGCGTGTACGCCGGATCCGAAAGGTTTGCCTCCCGGCACCCGGACCGCGTCACGCACCACTCGTTCTCGTTCGGGGAGTTCTACGACCCGGAGAACGTCTCGTTCGGTCCGCTGATCGCCCACGACGACCACCACCTCGCGTGGGGCGCCGGCTTCTCCGACCACACCCACGCCGACGTCGAGCTGGTCACCTGGGTGCTGCGCGGCCAGCTGGTGCACACCGACTCCCTGGGGGCGCGCTCGCTGCTCCCGCCGGGCACCGTGCAGGTGCAGTCGGCCGGCTCGGGCATCACCCACGCCGAGATCGCCGACACCTCGGCCCAGCCGACCCGGTTCGTGCAGTCGTGGCTGCGCCCCGACGAGCTCGGCGAGCCGCCGGCCCGGTTCACCGCCTCCGGCCTGGCCGGCCCCGGCCTGGTCCCGGTCGCCGGCGAGGGCGCCGAGCTGCCGGTCGGCACCGCGGGCGCCACGCTGTGGATCGGCACCCTGGCCGCCGGCAGCACCGTCCCGCTGCCGGTCAGCCCGCGGCACCACCTGTTCGCCGCCTCCGGCACGGTGCGGCTGCGGCTGCCCGACGCGGGCGCGACCCCGGTGCTGGTCGAGCCCGGCGACGCCGTCCGGCTGTGGGAGGCCGAGGACGCCGGCGACCTGGCGCTCGAGGCGGTCACCGACACTGAGCTGCTGCTCTGGACCTTGCCTGTCTGA
- a CDS encoding GH1 family beta-glucosidase, translating into MTFPSTHRGVGEFPLLPAGFQFGTATAAYQVEGAAAQDGRGPSVWDTWSAVPGHVADGSTGEVASDHYHRVEEDVALLAGLGAPGYRFSISWPRVLPTGSGQVNAAGLDFYDRLVDSLLEHGLAPMATLFHYDLPQGLEDDGGWLNRATADRFAEYAGIVGERLADRVAHWVPVNDPSVVTMFGYGEGRHAPGKALLFDCLPVAHHLLLAHGRAAQALRAAGAASVGCANNHAPIWPASEDEADTGVSKVFDQMWNGLFLEPMLLGRYPVDLAPLMEDVVAPGDMATIRQPLDFYGINYYYPARIAAAPEEEENPFQFVEVLGHPQTDAGSPVVPDALREFLIIFRARYRAALPPIFITECGAAYNTGPDEHGVVDDQPRIDFYDAHLRAVSEAVNRGVDVRAFYAWSLLDCFEWAKGLEHRFGLVHVDFETQRRTPKRSYEWFAAMVASQPVDR; encoded by the coding sequence GTGACCTTCCCCAGCACGCACCGGGGGGTGGGAGAGTTCCCCCTCCTCCCGGCCGGCTTCCAGTTCGGCACCGCGACGGCCGCCTACCAGGTGGAGGGCGCGGCGGCCCAGGACGGCCGCGGGCCGAGCGTCTGGGACACCTGGAGCGCCGTGCCCGGCCACGTGGCCGACGGCAGCACCGGCGAGGTCGCCAGCGACCACTACCACCGGGTCGAGGAGGACGTGGCCCTGCTGGCGGGCCTGGGCGCCCCCGGCTACCGCTTCTCCATCTCCTGGCCCCGGGTGCTCCCCACGGGCTCGGGCCAGGTCAACGCGGCCGGGCTGGACTTCTACGACCGGCTCGTCGACTCGCTGCTCGAGCACGGCCTCGCGCCGATGGCCACCCTGTTCCACTACGACCTGCCCCAGGGCCTTGAGGACGACGGCGGCTGGCTCAACCGGGCCACCGCCGACCGGTTCGCCGAGTACGCCGGCATCGTCGGCGAGCGGCTCGCCGACCGGGTCGCCCACTGGGTGCCGGTCAACGACCCCAGCGTGGTCACGATGTTCGGCTACGGCGAGGGCCGGCACGCGCCGGGCAAGGCGCTGCTCTTCGACTGCCTGCCGGTGGCGCACCACCTGCTGCTCGCGCACGGGCGCGCCGCCCAGGCGCTCCGGGCCGCCGGGGCTGCCAGCGTCGGCTGCGCCAACAACCACGCGCCGATCTGGCCGGCCAGCGAGGACGAGGCCGACACCGGGGTCAGCAAGGTCTTCGACCAGATGTGGAACGGTCTCTTCCTCGAGCCGATGCTGCTCGGCCGCTACCCGGTCGACCTGGCCCCGTTGATGGAGGACGTCGTGGCCCCCGGCGACATGGCCACCATCCGCCAGCCGCTCGACTTCTACGGGATCAACTACTACTACCCGGCCCGGATCGCCGCGGCGCCCGAGGAGGAGGAGAACCCGTTCCAGTTCGTCGAGGTGCTCGGCCACCCGCAGACCGACGCGGGCTCGCCGGTGGTGCCGGACGCGCTGCGGGAGTTCCTCATCATCTTCCGCGCCCGCTACCGGGCGGCCCTGCCGCCGATCTTCATCACCGAGTGCGGTGCGGCGTACAACACCGGGCCCGACGAGCACGGCGTCGTCGACGACCAGCCGCGGATCGACTTCTACGACGCGCACCTGCGCGCGGTCTCCGAGGCGGTCAACCGCGGGGTCGACGTGCGTGCCTTCTACGCCTGGTCGCTGCTCGACTGCTTCGAGTGGGCCAAGGGCCTGGAGCACCGGTTCGGGCTGGTGCACGTCGACTTCGAGACCCAGCGGCGTACGCCGAAGCGCTCCTACGAGTGGTTCGCCGCGATGGTCGCCTCCCAGCCCGTCGACCGCTGA